The sequence below is a genomic window from Patescibacteria group bacterium.
ATGCGACCGGAAGACCCGCGCCTGGCGGGCCTTGAATTCGGCTTCAGCGACATTTTTGGGACGATGAAAATAATCCAGGCCGCATTCGCCGAGGCCGACGACTTTCGACGAGCGGCCGATGAGTTCGCGGTAACGCGCGGCGTCAAAAATCTCCTCGCTGCCCTGAGCGGAGGTCTCTTCCTCGTCGGCCTCCCGCTCGAACAGATGAATGGGGTGCAGGCCGATGATGCTCCAGACGCCGTCGTATTTCTCCGCCAGGTCGACCGCCGCCGCGCTCGTGTCGCGCTGCGTGCCGACCGTGATGAGGCCGATCCCCTGCTCCAAAGAACGCCGGATGACCGCTTCGGCGTCGTCCTGGTACGCGTTGAAATTGACGTGGCAATGCGCGTCGATGAGTTTGAGTTGGGCCGGGGCCATACTAGGGACGCAATTTATTCAGGACCTTGAGCGCGTTATCGGTCGTGGTTCTGGAGACCTCCTCGATGCTCGCGCCGCGGATCCCGGCCACGGCGGCGGCCACGGAGAGCAGATAACTCGGTTCGTTGCGGCGGATGCTGAACGGGTCCGGCGTCAGGTGCGGACAGTCGCTTTCGAGCACCAGTCTAGTGAGCGGCGCTTTCTTGATGATCTCGGTCTGATAGGAACCGTGGGTCAGCAGTCCGGTGAGTGACAGCATGAAATCGACGTTGAAATAGCGGCGCGCCTGTTTCCAGTTGCCGGAATAGCAGTGGACGATGCCGCGGCAGTCGAAGCCGCGCGAGGTCTTGTCCCAGGTCTCGAGGAGTTCGAGCAGATCGTCGTGCGCCTCGCGGCAATGCAGAAGGAGCGGCAGCCGCAGCTCTTCCGACAGCTGGAGGAATTTGCGGAGGACCTTTTTCTGGTTCGCTTTGATGAGTTCCGCGAGGTGCGCCTGCGGGTGGCGGCGCGGCACGTCGGGCAGTTCGTGATAGTCGAGTCCGCACTCGCCCAGCGCGACGACCTTCGGATGCCGGGCCAGCTCGGAGAATTTTTCCAGGTCGAGCAGCTTGTCCTCCGCCAGTTCTTCGGCGCTCACTTTGAGCGGATGCAGGCCGATGGCCGCGTAGACGCCGTTCGGGTAGCGCTCGGCGATCTCCACCGCGCGTTTCGACGAAGCGTAGTCGCTGCCGAGCGTGATCGCCCAGACCTCGTTCTGCTGGGCGTGCTTCACGACGATGTCGAGATCCTGGGCGTAGATGTCCGAATCCAGGTGGGCGTGAGTGTCGATGTATTTGGGCATAAGGCGCGAGCCGGCGCGGAACGGTCCGAAGTTAGATCACGGAGTTGAGGAGCCGGACGGCTTCCGGCAGCAGCGGCGAGAACAGCGAACCGATGAGCGCGAGCGGCCGGATGAACGGCGAATTCTGCAGCAGGAGATCGAAAGCCACGCTCACCGGGAAGCGGCTGATGAAGTAGACGGCGACGCTGAGATACAGGGTGCCCTCGAGCAAACCGAAGGCGGCGCCCAGCAGGCGGTTGATGGTCTTGGTGAACGGGATGATGGCGATGATCTTGAAGACCTTGTCGATGAGGCTGAGGAGCAGCCCGAAAAGTTTTCCCGTGAGCAGGAAGAGGAACAGGAACGAGAGGATCGAAGCCAGGCTGAGGTTGTCGCCGATGAGGGGCGAAAGCCAGGCGGCGACGCCGGCGTAATAATGCCCGGCCACGGCCACGCCGACGAACAGGCCGACCAGGGCGCCGACCATGTGGATAAGACCGAACCAGAAGCCGGCCAGGATGAACCCGCCGAGCAGGACCAGTATCGCGATATCGATCACCGACATAAGCGTCGAGTTAAGCCTTGTTCTCGCTTTCGATCCGCGGGAAAAGCGGCTCGCCTTTCGCTATCTTAGCACCTTCCGGCAAACCGCCCCAGACCTTGGCCTCGGACCAGGATTTTTTGGCGTCCGCGGCGGCCGCGCCCAGCTGTTCGAGCATCCGGGCGGAAACGTCGGGCATGAAAGGCCGGAGCATCCAGGCGGTCTGGCGCAGGTGCTCGAGCAGGTAGTAGATGGTCTTCGCGAGCGCCGGGCGGTCGGTCTTCGCGAGCGCCCAGGGCTTGGTCTCGTCGATGTGTTTGTTGTCCCAGCGCAGGCCGACCCAGATGACCTCGAGCGCGGCGCCGAAATCGGCCTGGCTTAGGGCGGCTTCGTAGTCCGCCCAGTCTTTGGCCTGGTCGATCGGAGCTTCGGCGCAGCCGCCGCCGTCCGCGGGCACGAGGCCGTCGAAATATTTCTCGGTCATGGAGAGGACGCGGTGGAGCAGGTTGCCGAGTTCGTTGCCCAGATCGTTTTGGTAGCGGCCGCTCAGGCGTTCGAACGAGAAGTCGCCGTCCTGGCCGAAATTGATCTCGCGCAGCAGGAAGTAGCGGATCGGATCGAAACCGAACTTCTTGACCAGCTCGCGCGGGTCGATGGCATTGCCCAGAGATTTGGAGATCTTGTCGCCGTTGATCGTGAAGAAACCGTGGGCGAAAACCTGTTCGGGCAGCGGCAGTCCGGCGGCCATAAGCATCGCCGGCCAGAGGGCGCAATGGAATTTGATGATGTCCTTGCCGACGAGATGGACCTGGGACGGCCAGAAGTTGGCGAAGCGCGCGTCGTCCGTGCCGTAGCCGATGCCGGAGAGATAATTGATGAGCGCGTCGAACCAGACGTAGATGACGCTCTTCGGATCGCCCGGAACCGGGATCCCCCACTTCACCGATTCGCGGGAAATGCTGATGTCAGCCATGAACTTGTCGACGTAGCTCCGGACCTCGTTGCGCCGCGATTCCGGCCGGATGAAATCCGGGTGGCTGTCGATGTGGTCGAGCAGCCTCTGGCGGTAGCTGGACAGGCGGAAGAACCAGTTCTTTTCCCGGATCTGTTTCGGCGGTTTCTTGTGGATCGGACAGTCGCCGTCGATGAGATCAGTCTCCGTGACGAACGCCTCGCAGCCTTCGCAGTAGAAGCCGCTGTACTCGCCGCGGTAGATGTCGTCCGGCTGGTTGGTCTTGACCGCTTCCCAGAATTTGTTGACCGCGGCGATATGGCGCGGCTCGGTCGTGCGGATGAAGCCGTCGAAGGTCAGTCCGAGCTCGGACCAGGTCTGCCGCCAGACGCCGCTCATCTCGTCGAGATATTTGCCGATGTCGCTCTCGCCGGCCTTGGCCGCGGCTGCGACGTTCTTCTGGCTGTTCTCATCCGTGCCGGTCAGCAAAAAAACCTCCTCGCCCAGGAGCCGGTGGTAGCGCGCCAGCACGTCGGCCGCGACGGTCGTGTAAGTATGGCCGATGTGCGGCCGGTCGTTGACGTAGTAGATCGGCGTCGTGATGTAGAATTTTTTATTCGCGGTCATAGGTTCGGTCAGTTGGCCGGAGCGGACGCAGCTCATGGGAGCAGCGGGTCATTTCCGGTCTCTTTTCTTGTCGATGACGATGACAAATTCGCCTTTGGTGCTGGTCTTCGCCAGAGCCTCCAGGACCTCGGCGGCTTTGCCGCGATAAACGGTCTCATGGATCTTGGTGAGTTCGCGGCAGACGCAGAGATCGCGGTCGGGATCGAGTTCGGCGAACGCGGTGAGCAGTTTTTCGATCCGGTGCGTGGATTCGTAGACGACCGCCGTGCGCGGCTGATCCAGGATCTCGCGCAGGAACGTCTGGCGGCCTTTCTTGTGCGGCGGGAATCCGAAGAAGACGAATTCGTCGGCCGGGAAGCCGGCGATGGACAGCGCGGCGGCCGCAGCGGACGGTCCGGGGATCGGGATCATCTGCGTCTCCGGAGCGAGCGCCAAGAGGTCGCGGACGAGCCAGGCGCCGGGGTCGGAAATGCCGGGCGTGCCGGCGTCCGAAGCGAAGCCGATCTTCTTGCCTTCGCGGAGCATTCCGGCGATGCGGTCGATGCGCTGGCGGTGGACCTCGTCGCGGTAGGATTCAAGCGGGATCGAGAGGTTATAGCGTTCGAGAAGCCGCACGGTCACGCGCGTGTCTTCGCAGAGCAGCAGGTCGAGCTGGCCGAGCACGGCCAAAGCGCGGACGGTCACGTCCTCCAGGTTGCCGATTGGCGTGGCGATGAGATAAAGCGTGCCCATGGCGGCCAGTATAACATCAATAAGGCGGAAAAACTACTGTCGCGGCGGCGTCTGGCGATCGATCCTCGGCTGCGCCCAGGTCGGGTCAACGATGATCTTCTCGGCGCCTTTCCAGGAGATCTCGAGCAGATTCGCCAGATCGAACTTGGCTTCTTCAGCGGCGGCGAACGCCGCGCTGGCTCGCGTCGCCGGCCGGTCCGGCTGGAACAGGCTGCAGCAATCCGCGTGCGGTTCGATGGAGATGCCGAAAGTGCCGATGCGTTTCGCTTGGTCGCTGATATCCTGCTTGTCGTCGCCGACGAGCGGACGGTAGATCGGCAGCGACGCCACGGCCGAGACCGTGGCGAGATTCTCGAGCGTCTGGGAAGCGACCTGGCCGATGCTGTCACCGGTGACGAGGCCGAGCGCGCCGGTCTGCTTGGCCGCTTGCTCCGCGAGGCGGATCATGGACCGGCGGTACAGGATGATGCGGAGCGCCTGGTCGGTCTTGACCGCGATCTCGCGCTGCAGGTCGCCGATGGGCACGAGCCAGAGCGCGGTCGGGCCCTGCCAGTCGGCGAGGACCGCTGCGAGGCGGCGTGCTTTGTCGATGGCTTCGCGGCCGGTGTAGGGATAGCTGTGGAAATGCACGAGGTCGACGCGGCAGCCGCGGCGCATCACTTTCCAGGCCGCGACCGGCGAATCGATGCCGCCCGAAAGTAGGGCCATGACCCGGCCGGCCGTGCCGACCGGCAAGCCGCCCGGGCCCGACAGGCGGCCGGCGGAGATCAACGCAGCTCCGGGTTCGACATCGACCTGGACCAGATGATCGGGATCATCCATTTGCACGCGGAGCTCGGGATGGGCTTCAAGGATCGCGGCGCCGACGCGGGCGCCGATCTCGGGCGAGGCCAGCGGAAAGGATTTATCCGAACGCCGGGCGCGCACTTTGAAAGTGCCGCTCGCGCCCTGGAGTTTGGCGGCGGCAAGCGCCCCGATGGCCGCGAGGTCGGCCGGACAGCGCTCGGCGAAAGAATAATTCGCGACGCCGAAGACCTGGCGGATGCGCTCGCCGAGTCTGGCAGCCAGCTCCGCGCTGAGTCCGCCCGGCGCGGTGGCGGCGATGTGTCCTTGAGAGCGCTGCCAGCGGAGTTCGGCCAGTCCCGCGAGCCGGTCCCGCAGGTTGCGAAGCAGCTGTTTTTCGAACAGACCGCGATTGCCGCCCTTCAGACAGACCTCGGCGGTGCGGATGATGATCGTGTCGAACATAATTTCGCCTAATTTAGCAGAAGCCGCCGCATCTGGCAATCGGCGCTGATCAAAAAAAGAGGCATTCATCGCGAATGCCTCCAGCGTACGTAAGCTTTGAATCCGTTCGGCGCCGGTCAGCAGCCGGAAGAGTTGCCGCAATCGCCGCCGCACTTCTTCTTCGGATCGGCAGCCGGAGCGTTCGGCGCGCCGCCGACCTGATTGCCGGCGATGACGGCATCGCGCATCTGGCTCGAGAGATCCGCCAGTGCGCCCGGCGAATGCGGCACGAAGACCGCGCTGGTCTTGGCGCTCGCGCCGATATCCTTCAGGGTGTCGAAGTACTGGGTCATGAGCACGAGCTGCATGACATCCTTCGCCGTGGTGCCGTCGACCGACTGCGTGAAAGCCTCCACGGATTCGCGCAGGCCGTTGACGATGGCCTTGCGCTGATTGGCGATGCCTTCGCCCTGGAGCTTCTTGCTCTCGGCTTCGGCCTCGGCTTTCTTGACCTGAAGGATCTTCTCCGCCTCGCCTTTCTCAGCGGCCGCGACGCGTTCGCGCTGGGCGGCGTTGATCTCGTTCATGGCCGTCTTGACCTTGGCGTCCGGATCGATGTCGGTCACCGGCGCCTTCAGGATGCCGTAGCCGAAGTCGTCCATGATCTCGGCGAGTTCGGTCTTGACCGCGTCGGCGATCTCATCCTTCTTTTCGAAGACGTCATCGAGCTTCATCTTGGGCACGCGCGCCCGGACGACGTCGTAGACGAATGAAGTGATCTGCTTCGTCGCGTCGCGTAGCTTGTAGTAAGCCTGGTAGACGCGGTCTTCCAGCACATAGTACTGGACAGCGACGATCACTTTGACGAAGACGTTGTCCTGGGTCTTGGTCTCGACCTCGACCTTCAGTTCGCAGTACTGCAGGGTCATCCAGCCGGCAACGCTTTCGATCCAGGGGATCTTGAAGTTGAGGCCGGCGTGGGCGACCCGGACGAACTTGCCGAACCGGGTGACCATCGCCACTCTTTGCTGCGGGACGGTGAAGAACGAGCCGAGAAAAGTGATGAGGGCAAAGATGCCGGCAACGATGCCGGCGGCGAGCAGGACGTAATCGGACGCTGACCACTCGGACATGACTCCTCCTTTTGGAAAGGATCGTCGCCGTCCGGCCGCGTGATGCGGCCTGTCGACGGTGATGCTCGGCAACTTATTTCAAGCGCGGCCGTTTGTCAACCGTTCTTTTCCCCTGCGGATGTGCTAAAATGCCGGCGTCGGAAGATCAATAACCTTATCGGTACCATATGAACGACATCGTCCTGCAGCCGCTCAAATACAAGGAATTGCCCGGCCTATCCGAACGCCAGCTCGCCGAGCATCACGACGTCCTCTACGCCGGCTACGTCAAAAAGATCGGTGAGATCCGCGCCGCGCTCGCCGCCGTCGACCTCGCCAAGGCCAACGCCACGCACAGTGACCTGCGCGAACTCAAGGTTGAAGAGACTTTCGCTCTGAACGGCGCAGTGCTGCATGAACGCTACTTCGACAATCTCAAGGCCGGCGGTTCGAAACCCGAGGGTCGCATCGCCGAACTCCTGGCGCGCGATTTCGGGTCCTATGAGAAATGGGCGGCCGAGGTCGCGGCTTGCGGCCTCGCGGCGCGCGGCTGGGTGGTGCTGGCTTATGATCTGAACGACGGCCGGCTCCACAATTACGTCTGCGACGTCCATAACCAGGGCGGCGTCTGGGGCGCTATTCCACTCCTAGTCCTCGACGTTTACGAACACGCCTACTTCCTGGATTACGCCACGGCGCGCAAGAAATATATCGAGACTTTCCTTGCGAACCTGGATTGGTCGGTGCCGAACGGCCTGCTCGGCAAGTTCAACCTGTAGCCGGAGCAGCAAAAAATCCGCCCAGTTGAACCGGGCGGATTTTTGAATGCTGTCATTTAAGTTCCAGCGCCTGAGCGATCGCTTCCTTGTCGAAGCCGACGATGATCTGGCCTTCGATGTCGAGAACCGGCACGCCCATCTGGCCGGACTTTTCGACCATGACCGCGGCGGCTTCGCGATCGGTCGAAACGTCGATGTTTTTGAAGCTCACTTGATGCTCCTCGAGATAGGCTTTCGCCATCTTGCAGTAGGGGCAGGTCGGGGTCGAATAAACGGTCACGGTTTTGGCCATAGGTCTGGTCGCTCAGTGATTAGAGACTCTGGATCAATTTTATCATGGTCCGGACTCCAAAACCAGTGCCGCCGAGCGGTTGGTGCGGGACGGATTCTTTTTCGGCCCAGGCCGGTCCGGCGATATCGAGGTGCGCCCAGGGTGCGTCGCCGACGAATTCCTTGAGGAACAGCCCGGCCGTGATCGCGCCGCCGTAGCGGGTGCCGCTGATGTTCTTCAGGTCCGCGACCCGGCTCTTGAGGCTGTCAGCGTATTCCGGCTGCAGCGGCAGCTGCCAGAGGAGCTCGCCGGCGGCAGCGGCGCAATTCATGATCTTGGCCGCGAGCGGTTTGGAATTCGCGAGCACGCCGGCCACTTCCTGACCCAGGGCGGTCATGCAGGCGCCGGTGAGCGTCGCGAGATCGACGATCTGATCGGGCTTGAGCTGCAGCGCGTAATGAAGCGTGTCCGCGAGCGTCACGCGGCCTTCGGCGTCGGTGTTCAGGATCTCGACCGTCTTGCCGGACATGGTCTTCACGACGTCGCCGGGACGGACGGCTTTGCCCGAAGGCATGTTCTCGCAGACGCCGGCGATGCCGTGAACCTCGATGTCCGGCGCGAGCTCGGCGATGACGCTCATGACGCCGAGCATGGCGGCCGCTCCGGCCATGTCGATCTTCATGTCTTCCATGGAATCGGACGGCTTGAGCGACAAGCCGCCGGAGTCGAAGGTCAGGCCTTTGCCGACGAGCGCCAGGTGTTTGCGCGGCTTACCGGCCGGTTTATAGGTCAGATGGATCAGGTACGGCGGTTCGTCCGAGCCCCGGGCCACGGCCAAGAGGCCGCCCAAACCGAGTTCCTGGAGCTGGTCTTTCTCCAGGATCTTCAGGCTGAGGCGCTTCGGGTCCGCGGCGGCGATCGTCTCGGCGACGCCGACCAGATATTTCGGCGTGGTCACGGAAGCCGGTTCGTTCACCAGGTCGCGTGCGAAGATCGTGGCGCGGGCGTTCAGTTCGCCGTCTTCGAGGCCTCGCTCGGCGGTCAGGACCAATTTTTTGTTTGCGAGCAGCAGTTGCAGGATCTTGGGTTCGCGGTCGGCGCGTTTTTTCGCTTCGACCTCCTTGTATTTGAGGAAACGATAATCCCCTAACCTCGCGCCTTCGCTCACGGCGGCCGCCACCTCGCGGAGCGGCGAACCGAGCGTCTCCGGCAGGAGCAGAGCTGTATCGGCGGCTTTGAGCGCCCGGGTCTGTCCCAGGACCGTGGCGGCGAAACGCCGGGCCGCGCCGGCAGTGAACGCTTTCACCCCGGTGCCGAGCAGCAGGATCTTCCTGATCTTCGACGCGCCGTCGGCGGTGAGCCAGGCCGACTCGCCTTCTTTGCCGGTCAGTTTTTCCTCGACCAGCAGCTTGGTCAAACGGCCGTGCAGCTGCTTGTCGATCTCCACGGCGGCTCGCGGCAATGTTTTCGCGCCGAGCGGCAGCGGAATGACGAGCAGCCCGGTTTCGAGCGCGGCGAGCGAGGCCACGACCTTGGTTTCTAATAGCATAATTTCGGGTTGGCGGATTATTAATGAATGAATTATAACAGATACGACCGATTACGTGTTACAATGACGCCACTTGACCTATGGCGTACGAAGAGATCACCGCCAGACTCCGGACCGAAGTCGACAGCTTGCGCGACCCGTCTTCGGGTTGTCTGCACGCGGAGACCGATCCCGGACGCCTTAACGCGCTGGACTCGCTGTTCTTGGCCTGGCAAAGGCTCGAGCGGGAACCGGAATCGGCTCGCCTCGCCCTGCTGACGCTCAAGGATTTTCAGGGGCAGGTCCATGATCCGGTGAATGGCGAAGCTCCGGGCATGATCCCGTCTTCGTGCCGGCCGCAACTCACGCCTTGGTCGCCGTGGCTGACCTCGGATTTTCAGGTCCTGGAGACCACGCCACTTTTCATCCTGATCGCCTGCCGCCTGCTTGCCGATTCCAAAGATCGGACGCTGCGAGACCTGTTATGGCCGCTGATCAGCCGCGCCTGCGGCTGGATCAACGAGAATATCCGGACCGGCGATTCCGGACTGCTCTTCCGAGCTGGCGACAAGCCAGGAACGCTTGTCCTGAACCACCGCAAGAAGATCCGTCCCGCTACCGTCGCCGCGGTGGAGATCCAGGGTTATGCTTACGCCGCTCTACGGCGCGCCGCGGCCCTGGCTGAGCGGTTCAGCGAAGCCGACGCAGCGGACACTTGGAACGGCCTGGCTGCCGGTCTGCAAAAAAAATTATCCAGCGATTTTTGGATCAGAAAAGACCGGTACTTCGCCCTGGCCATGAAAGGCCGGAACATGGACGCGGCGGTCACGTCGTTTCCGGGCCAGCTCCTGTTCACCGGAATCCTGAACAAGGTCCAGACTGAGCAGATCATTCGCCGGTTGTTCCGCGCGGATCTCTTCACGCCGTACGGCATCCGGACCAGATCGAGCGCTGATCGGTCTTTTGGTGCATCCTTGCCCCAGCAGGGCGCGGTCCGACCGCTCGACAACTGGATCATCAGCGAGGGCCTGCGCCTCGCCGGCCGGCGGCGCGAACAGACGCTGATCAAGACCGGGCTGTTGCGCGCGTATCGCGAACTCGGCCGCCTGCCGGAATATTATGCCGTGAGCCCCGCCGGTCAGCTGAGCGAGATACCGGAAGTGCCATGTCCGCACGCTTGCGCGTCGGCGGCGCTTTTGGGGCTGCTGGAAGATTAAGGAACGGCGGCGATCAGGAAGCCGTGAACAAAAATGGGGACCGCGCGGTCCCCTATTTTTATTCGCTCCGTCTCTCCCTGACTTCTGAGCTTTCTACAACCCCAACATCTGTCTGACCTCAGCGCTCGGTTTCCAGGGCGGATCGAAGACGACCCGGATCGAGACTTTTTTCAGTCCCAGGGCGCTCAATTTTTTCGTGATCTCCTTGACCATCGCCGGCCCGAACGGACACAGCGGCGTCGTGAAAGTCATAGTCAGCGCCACAGCCTGTTTTTTCTGATCGAAATCGAGCTTGTAGATGAATCCGAGGGTATAGATATCAATACCCAGCTCAGGATCGAGCTGACTCTTCAAGACTTCGATGATCTGGGCTTCAGTGACCATGGTCATTTTTTGCAGCGGCCGCTCACCGGCGCCTTGGTGAAACCTTCGAATCCCGCTGTTTCGATCTGAGCCGCGATCTCGGCTCCGCCGCTCGCGACCAGCCGGCCGGCGGCCAGGACGTGGACGCGATCAGGTTTGAGATATTCGAGCAGGCGCGTGGAATGCGTGATGAGCAGCACGCCGGTGCCGGCGCGGCGCAGCGCCTCGATGGTCGCAGCGATGATTTTCAGGGTGTCGACGTCGAGTCCGGAATCGATCTCATCGAGCAGTACATAGCGCGGTTCGAGCAGCAGGAGCTGCAGCATCTCCAGGCGCTTCCGTTCGCCGCCGGAGAAACCTTCGTTGACCCCGCGGGACGCGAAACTGTCCGGCATGTTCAGTCCGGCCATCTTCTGTTTCAGCAGGGCGTGGAACTCGACGACGCTTAAAGGCTTCGTCCGCCGGACGTTCACCGCCGCGCGCAGGAACGAAGAGACGCTCACGCCGGCGACCTCGGGCGGATTCTGGACGGACAGGAAGAGACCGGCGAGCGAACGTTCATCAGCCGCGAGCTTGGTGATGTCCCGGCCATCCAGCGCGAGCTTGCCGGCGG
It includes:
- the thiI gene encoding tRNA uracil 4-sulfurtransferase ThiI, with the translated sequence MFDTIIIRTAEVCLKGGNRGLFEKQLLRNLRDRLAGLAELRWQRSQGHIAATAPGGLSAELAARLGERIRQVFGVANYSFAERCPADLAAIGALAAAKLQGASGTFKVRARRSDKSFPLASPEIGARVGAAILEAHPELRVQMDDPDHLVQVDVEPGAALISAGRLSGPGGLPVGTAGRVMALLSGGIDSPVAAWKVMRRGCRVDLVHFHSYPYTGREAIDKARRLAAVLADWQGPTALWLVPIGDLQREIAVKTDQALRIILYRRSMIRLAEQAAKQTGALGLVTGDSIGQVASQTLENLATVSAVASLPIYRPLVGDDKQDISDQAKRIGTFGISIEPHADCCSLFQPDRPATRASAAFAAAEEAKFDLANLLEISWKGAEKIIVDPTWAQPRIDRQTPPRQ
- a CDS encoding metal-sulfur cluster assembly factor; this encodes MVTEAQIIEVLKSQLDPELGIDIYTLGFIYKLDFDQKKQAVALTMTFTTPLCPFGPAMVKEITKKLSALGLKKVSIRVVFDPPWKPSAEVRQMLGL
- a CDS encoding leucyl aminopeptidase, coding for MLLETKVVASLAALETGLLVIPLPLGAKTLPRAAVEIDKQLHGRLTKLLVEEKLTGKEGESAWLTADGASKIRKILLLGTGVKAFTAGAARRFAATVLGQTRALKAADTALLLPETLGSPLREVAAAVSEGARLGDYRFLKYKEVEAKKRADREPKILQLLLANKKLVLTAERGLEDGELNARATIFARDLVNEPASVTTPKYLVGVAETIAAADPKRLSLKILEKDQLQELGLGGLLAVARGSDEPPYLIHLTYKPAGKPRKHLALVGKGLTFDSGGLSLKPSDSMEDMKIDMAGAAAMLGVMSVIAELAPDIEVHGIAGVCENMPSGKAVRPGDVVKTMSGKTVEILNTDAEGRVTLADTLHYALQLKPDQIVDLATLTGACMTALGQEVAGVLANSKPLAAKIMNCAAAAGELLWQLPLQPEYADSLKSRVADLKNISGTRYGGAITAGLFLKEFVGDAPWAHLDIAGPAWAEKESVPHQPLGGTGFGVRTMIKLIQSL
- the sufC gene encoding Fe-S cluster assembly ATPase SufC, whose product is MKTTALEIKKITVSREGREIIRGLDLKLPAGELHALMGPNGSGKSTLANALMGHPKYAVTAGKLALDGRDITKLAADERSLAGLFLSVQNPPEVAGVSVSSFLRAAVNVRRTKPLSVVEFHALLKQKMAGLNMPDSFASRGVNEGFSGGERKRLEMLQLLLLEPRYVLLDEIDSGLDVDTLKIIAATIEALRRAGTGVLLITHSTRLLEYLKPDRVHVLAAGRLVASGGAEIAAQIETAGFEGFTKAPVSGRCKK
- the rsmI gene encoding 16S rRNA (cytidine(1402)-2'-O)-methyltransferase, whose amino-acid sequence is MGTLYLIATPIGNLEDVTVRALAVLGQLDLLLCEDTRVTVRLLERYNLSIPLESYRDEVHRQRIDRIAGMLREGKKIGFASDAGTPGISDPGAWLVRDLLALAPETQMIPIPGPSAAAAALSIAGFPADEFVFFGFPPHKKGRQTFLREILDQPRTAVVYESTHRIEKLLTAFAELDPDRDLCVCRELTKIHETVYRGKAAEVLEALAKTSTKGEFVIVIDKKRDRK
- a CDS encoding amylo-alpha-1,6-glucosidase; amino-acid sequence: MAYEEITARLRTEVDSLRDPSSGCLHAETDPGRLNALDSLFLAWQRLEREPESARLALLTLKDFQGQVHDPVNGEAPGMIPSSCRPQLTPWSPWLTSDFQVLETTPLFILIACRLLADSKDRTLRDLLWPLISRACGWINENIRTGDSGLLFRAGDKPGTLVLNHRKKIRPATVAAVEIQGYAYAALRRAAALAERFSEADAADTWNGLAAGLQKKLSSDFWIRKDRYFALAMKGRNMDAAVTSFPGQLLFTGILNKVQTEQIIRRLFRADLFTPYGIRTRSSADRSFGASLPQQGAVRPLDNWIISEGLRLAGRRREQTLIKTGLLRAYRELGRLPEYYAVSPAGQLSEIPEVPCPHACASAALLGLLED
- the metG gene encoding methionine--tRNA ligase, whose product is MTANKKFYITTPIYYVNDRPHIGHTYTTVAADVLARYHRLLGEEVFLLTGTDENSQKNVAAAAKAGESDIGKYLDEMSGVWRQTWSELGLTFDGFIRTTEPRHIAAVNKFWEAVKTNQPDDIYRGEYSGFYCEGCEAFVTETDLIDGDCPIHKKPPKQIREKNWFFRLSSYRQRLLDHIDSHPDFIRPESRRNEVRSYVDKFMADISISRESVKWGIPVPGDPKSVIYVWFDALINYLSGIGYGTDDARFANFWPSQVHLVGKDIIKFHCALWPAMLMAAGLPLPEQVFAHGFFTINGDKISKSLGNAIDPRELVKKFGFDPIRYFLLREINFGQDGDFSFERLSGRYQNDLGNELGNLLHRVLSMTEKYFDGLVPADGGGCAEAPIDQAKDWADYEAALSQADFGAALEVIWVGLRWDNKHIDETKPWALAKTDRPALAKTIYYLLEHLRQTAWMLRPFMPDVSARMLEQLGAAAADAKKSWSEAKVWGGLPEGAKIAKGEPLFPRIESENKA
- a CDS encoding glutaredoxin domain-containing protein, translated to MAKTVTVYSTPTCPYCKMAKAYLEEHQVSFKNIDVSTDREAAAVMVEKSGQMGVPVLDIEGQIIVGFDKEAIAQALELK
- a CDS encoding SPFH domain-containing protein, which codes for MSEWSASDYVLLAAGIVAGIFALITFLGSFFTVPQQRVAMVTRFGKFVRVAHAGLNFKIPWIESVAGWMTLQYCELKVEVETKTQDNVFVKVIVAVQYYVLEDRVYQAYYKLRDATKQITSFVYDVVRARVPKMKLDDVFEKKDEIADAVKTELAEIMDDFGYGILKAPVTDIDPDAKVKTAMNEINAAQRERVAAAEKGEAEKILQVKKAEAEAESKKLQGEGIANQRKAIVNGLRESVEAFTQSVDGTTAKDVMQLVLMTQYFDTLKDIGASAKTSAVFVPHSPGALADLSSQMRDAVIAGNQVGGAPNAPAADPKKKCGGDCGNSSGC
- a CDS encoding TatD family hydrolase, with the translated sequence MPKYIDTHAHLDSDIYAQDLDIVVKHAQQNEVWAITLGSDYASSKRAVEIAERYPNGVYAAIGLHPLKVSAEELAEDKLLDLEKFSELARHPKVVALGECGLDYHELPDVPRRHPQAHLAELIKANQKKVLRKFLQLSEELRLPLLLHCREAHDDLLELLETWDKTSRGFDCRGIVHCYSGNWKQARRYFNVDFMLSLTGLLTHGSYQTEIIKKAPLTRLVLESDCPHLTPDPFSIRRNEPSYLLSVAAAVAGIRGASIEEVSRTTTDNALKVLNKLRP
- a CDS encoding Fe-Mn family superoxide dismutase; its protein translation is MNDIVLQPLKYKELPGLSERQLAEHHDVLYAGYVKKIGEIRAALAAVDLAKANATHSDLRELKVEETFALNGAVLHERYFDNLKAGGSKPEGRIAELLARDFGSYEKWAAEVAACGLAARGWVVLAYDLNDGRLHNYVCDVHNQGGVWGAIPLLVLDVYEHAYFLDYATARKKYIETFLANLDWSVPNGLLGKFNL
- a CDS encoding CvpA family protein — translated: MSVIDIAILVLLGGFILAGFWFGLIHMVGALVGLFVGVAVAGHYYAGVAAWLSPLIGDNLSLASILSFLFLFLLTGKLFGLLLSLIDKVFKIIAIIPFTKTINRLLGAAFGLLEGTLYLSVAVYFISRFPVSVAFDLLLQNSPFIRPLALIGSLFSPLLPEAVRLLNSVI